In Dama dama isolate Ldn47 chromosome X, ASM3311817v1, whole genome shotgun sequence, one genomic interval encodes:
- the LOC133051937 gene encoding 14-3-3 protein theta-like translates to MEKMEVIQKAKLAEQAKRYDDMATCMKAVTEQGAELSNEERNLLSVAYKNVVGGRRSAWRVISSIEQKTNTSDKKLQLIKDYWEKVESELRSICTTVLELLDKYFIANATNPESKVFYLKMKGDYFRYLAEVACGDDRKQTIDNSQGAYQEAFDISKKEMQPTHPIRLGLALNFSVFYYEILNNPELACTLAKTAFDEAIAELHTLNEDSYKDSTLIMQLLRDNLTLWTSDSAGEECDAAEGAEN, encoded by the coding sequence atgGAGAAGATGGAGGTGATCCAGAAGGCCAAACTGGCTGAGCAGGCCAAGCGCTACGACGACATGGCCACCTGCATGAAGGCCGTGACGGAGCAGGGCGCCGAGCTGTCCAACGAGGAGCGCAACCTGCTCTCGGTGGCCTACAAGAACGTGGTCGGGGGCCGCCGGTCAGCCTGGAGGGTTATCTCCAGCATCGAGCAGAAGACCAACACCTCGGACAAGAAGTTGCAGCTGATCAAGGACTACTGGGAGAAAGTGGAGTCCGAGCTGAGGTCCATCTGCACCACGGTCCTGGAATTGTTGGATAAGTATTTCATAGCCAATGCAACTAATCCAGAGAGTAAGGTCTTCTATCTGAAAATGAAGGGAGATTACTTCCGGTACCTTGCTGAAGTTGCTTGTGGTGATGATCGGAAGCAAACAATAGATAATTCCCAAGGAGCTTACCAAGAGGCTTTCGATATAAGCAAGAAAGAGATGCAACCCACACACCCCATCCGGCTGGGGCTGGCCCTTAACTTTTCTGTGTTCTACTACGAGATCCTCAATAACCCGGAACTGGCCTGCACACTGGCTAAAACGGCTTTTGATGAGGCTATTGCAGAACTTCACACACTGAATGAAGACTCGTACAAAGACAGCACTCTCATCATGCAGCTGCTGAGAGACAACCTCACATTGTGGACATCAGACAGTGCAGGAGAAGAATGTGATGCGGCAGAAGGGGCAGAAAACTAA